A genome region from Clostridium pasteurianum includes the following:
- a CDS encoding PTS lactose/cellobiose transporter subunit IIA encodes MEDSEMIALEIIGSAGDARSKLVLALDECNNNNFKKAETLMAEANELIQEAHNVQTKMLQAEASGDKVDICFLMVHAQDHLMTTILLRDVIKSFVNLYKRTSK; translated from the coding sequence ATGGAAGATTCAGAAATGATTGCACTAGAAATTATAGGTTCTGCAGGGGATGCACGTTCAAAATTAGTATTAGCTTTAGATGAATGTAATAATAACAATTTTAAAAAAGCTGAAACTCTTATGGCTGAGGCTAATGAACTTATTCAAGAAGCTCACAATGTTCAAACAAAAATGCTTCAAGCAGAAGCTAGTGGTGATAAGGTAGATATATGTTTCTTAATGGTACATGCTCAAGATCATCTTATGACTACTATTCTTCTTAGAGATGTTATCAAAAGTTTTGTAAACCTATATAAAAGAACATCTAAATAA
- a CDS encoding PTS transporter subunit EIIC, whose protein sequence is MKALIAKIEKMKPLFQKISNISYLMAVRDGFISLIPVIVFSSVFLLVAYVPNIFNFYWPNDVTNLLIKVYNYSMGVLALLMSATIAKSLTDTFNSRLPKTRQINMVSTMAVSTICFLLVAADPTKDGFASAFLGTKGLLAAFVVAFIVPNIYKFCVGRNITIKMPDEVPGNISQTFADLIPLCISILFFWLFDMGFRNMFHTGFAAWILDVFKPLFSAADTYPGLAVIYGAMAFFWFVGIHGPSIVEPAVSAIYITNVDANLKLFQSGHHATHVLSQGSQYFVATIGGTGATMMITFMFLLMAKSKQLKVVGKASIIPVLFGVNEPILFGGPLVLNPVFFVPFICAPIANVWIFKFFVGNLGMNGFIYNLPWPTPGPLGLILGTGFAPLVFLFIPLILVVDFVIYYPFFKVYDKQLVEDEALRHHNKSAEDSKLDSVEVKKLDRKLAILVICANGATSSMLAKAIKKGADAQGVELESTALAYGQHKDVIDQFDLIILAPQMASMLGQLQKDCGNKGVKAISTNGKQYVDLTRNPEKALKFAFSEIENK, encoded by the coding sequence ATGAAAGCCTTAATTGCAAAAATTGAAAAAATGAAACCATTATTCCAGAAAATATCTAATATTTCTTACTTAATGGCTGTGCGTGATGGATTTATAAGTTTAATACCAGTTATAGTATTTTCAAGTGTGTTCTTATTAGTAGCATATGTACCTAACATATTCAATTTTTACTGGCCTAATGATGTAACAAACTTATTAATTAAAGTTTACAATTATTCTATGGGTGTATTAGCACTACTGATGTCTGCAACTATTGCAAAAAGTTTAACTGATACTTTCAATAGTAGACTTCCAAAAACAAGACAAATTAATATGGTTTCTACTATGGCAGTTTCTACTATATGTTTCTTGCTAGTAGCCGCTGATCCAACAAAAGATGGCTTTGCTTCTGCTTTCTTAGGTACAAAAGGCTTACTTGCTGCTTTCGTTGTTGCCTTTATAGTTCCTAACATTTATAAATTCTGTGTTGGACGTAATATAACTATAAAAATGCCTGATGAAGTTCCAGGAAATATATCTCAAACTTTTGCAGATTTAATACCATTATGTATTTCTATATTATTCTTCTGGTTATTTGATATGGGCTTCAGAAATATGTTCCACACTGGATTCGCTGCTTGGATCTTAGATGTATTTAAACCTTTATTCTCTGCAGCAGATACTTATCCAGGCTTAGCTGTAATTTACGGTGCTATGGCATTCTTCTGGTTTGTAGGTATACATGGACCTTCTATAGTTGAACCAGCAGTTTCAGCAATATATATTACAAACGTTGATGCTAACCTTAAATTATTTCAGTCAGGACACCATGCAACACATGTTCTTTCACAAGGTTCACAGTATTTCGTAGCAACTATTGGTGGTACCGGTGCTACAATGATGATAACTTTCATGTTCCTACTTATGGCAAAATCAAAGCAGTTAAAAGTAGTTGGTAAAGCATCTATAATTCCGGTTCTATTTGGTGTTAATGAACCAATCTTATTTGGTGGTCCTTTAGTTTTAAATCCAGTATTCTTCGTGCCATTTATATGTGCACCAATAGCTAATGTTTGGATATTTAAATTCTTTGTAGGGAACTTAGGAATGAACGGATTTATTTACAATCTTCCTTGGCCTACACCTGGACCTTTAGGTCTTATATTAGGAACAGGATTTGCTCCACTTGTTTTCTTATTCATTCCTTTAATCTTAGTTGTAGACTTTGTAATATACTACCCGTTCTTCAAAGTTTATGATAAACAATTAGTAGAAGACGAAGCACTTAGACATCATAATAAATCAGCTGAAGATTCTAAACTTGACAGCGTAGAAGTTAAAAAATTAGACAGAAAATTAGCAATACTTGTAATATGTGCAAATGGTGCTACAAGTTCAATGCTTGCAAAAGCTATTAAAAAAGGTGCAGATGCACAAGGGGTAGAATTAGAATCAACTGCATTAGCTTATGGACAACATAAAGATGTTATAGATCAATTTGATTTAATAATATTAGCTCCTCAAATGGCTTCAATGCTTGGTCAACTTCAAAAAGATTGTGGAAATAAAGGTGTAAAAGCAATTTCTACTAATGGAAAACAATATGTTGATCTTACTCGTAACCCAGAAAAAGCGTTAAAATTTGCTTTCTCTGAAATTGAAAATAAATAA
- the lacG gene encoding 6-phospho-beta-galactosidase, which produces MKTFDKDFIFGAATAAFQAEGAAKEDGRGPCYWDEFLHRPESTFDGDMASDFYHKYKEDLRLSREFGLNGIRISIAWTRIIPDGSGEINQKGIDFYNKLIDECLANGVEPFVTLHHFDTPLPIFKNGDWLDRKNIDNFVKFAKVCFENFGDRVKKWVTINEPWSVVAGQYIIGHFPPNIKYDVPKAVQSMHNMMVSHAKVVELYKSMNLGGEIGIIHILQGKYPITDSEADKKAAYLDYIVANKFMLDACLAGEYKKDTMDTIKSILALYNSNLVICDGDLEIIKSASAKNDFLGVNYYASDFLAHYEGESDIHHNGTGAKGTSVFRLKGIGERVMNPEVPTTDWDWPIYPKGLHDILLRIKEDYPSYKKIYITENGMGYKDDFENGKIDDGPRIDYIKQHLQVVLDAISEGVNVQGYFLWSLMDVLSWTNGYNKRYGLFYVNFKTQERFAKKSAYWMKKVSETKTLVSEEDITY; this is translated from the coding sequence ATGAAAACTTTTGATAAGGATTTTATATTTGGGGCAGCTACGGCTGCCTTCCAAGCAGAAGGTGCTGCAAAGGAAGATGGCAGAGGCCCATGCTACTGGGATGAATTCTTGCACCGCCCTGAAAGTACTTTTGATGGAGATATGGCTAGTGATTTCTATCACAAATACAAAGAAGATTTAAGACTCTCAAGAGAATTTGGATTGAATGGCATCAGAATTTCAATTGCTTGGACACGTATAATCCCTGATGGTTCAGGTGAAATCAATCAAAAAGGTATAGATTTTTATAACAAACTCATTGATGAATGTTTAGCTAATGGCGTAGAGCCATTTGTAACACTTCACCACTTTGATACACCACTTCCTATTTTCAAAAACGGTGATTGGTTAGACAGAAAAAACATAGATAACTTTGTTAAATTTGCTAAGGTTTGTTTCGAAAACTTTGGTGATAGAGTTAAAAAGTGGGTTACAATTAACGAACCTTGGTCAGTAGTCGCTGGTCAATACATTATTGGACACTTTCCTCCAAATATAAAATATGATGTTCCAAAAGCAGTACAATCCATGCATAACATGATGGTATCTCATGCAAAAGTAGTAGAATTGTATAAATCCATGAACTTAGGTGGAGAAATTGGTATTATTCATATTTTACAAGGAAAATATCCAATAACTGATTCTGAAGCTGATAAAAAAGCTGCTTATTTAGATTACATTGTAGCTAACAAATTTATGCTTGATGCTTGCCTTGCTGGTGAATACAAGAAAGATACAATGGATACAATCAAATCTATTTTAGCTTTATACAATAGCAATTTAGTTATATGTGATGGTGATTTGGAGATAATTAAATCTGCTTCAGCTAAAAATGATTTCTTAGGAGTTAACTACTATGCAAGTGATTTCTTAGCTCATTATGAAGGTGAAAGTGATATACATCATAATGGAACAGGTGCTAAGGGCACAAGCGTATTCCGTCTTAAAGGTATAGGAGAACGTGTTATGAATCCTGAAGTACCTACAACTGATTGGGATTGGCCAATTTACCCTAAAGGGCTTCATGATATACTTCTCCGTATAAAAGAAGATTACCCTAGTTATAAGAAGATTTATATTACAGAAAACGGTATGGGATATAAAGATGACTTTGAAAACGGAAAAATAGATGATGGTCCACGTATAGATTATATAAAACAGCATTTACAAGTTGTACTTGATGCAATAAGTGAAGGCGTTAATGTACAAGGATACTTCCTATGGTCTTTGATGGATGTTCTATCTTGGACAAACGGATACAACAAAAGATACGGATTATTCTACGTTAACTTCAAAACTCAAGAAAGATTTGCAAAGAAAAGTGCATACTGGATGAAAAAAGTTTCTGAAACAAAAACTTTAGTATCAGAAGAAGATATAACTTACTAG
- a CDS encoding sigma-70 family RNA polymerase sigma factor, translating to MEQSNMLNHLDKSEDRKRVFAYVFETYSKRVYNYIYYRVNSNYNEEDLMIKVFEKAMLKIELYSEEKSSFEVWLFAIAKNVLNDYFRSLKRHTLFSLDTIKELISKQPSPEDTAIIRETNDKLLNCLKILSEKERNIIALKFGANLKNMEIAEILDTSSSNVGVILFHSMKKLRREMEREGYVHE from the coding sequence ATGGAACAATCCAATATGCTAAATCATTTAGATAAAAGTGAGGATAGGAAAAGGGTATTTGCTTATGTTTTTGAAACTTACTCTAAAAGAGTCTATAACTATATATATTATCGTGTTAATAGTAACTATAATGAAGAAGATTTGATGATTAAGGTTTTTGAAAAAGCAATGCTTAAAATAGAATTGTATTCAGAAGAAAAATCTTCCTTTGAAGTTTGGTTATTTGCTATAGCAAAAAATGTATTAAATGATTATTTTAGAAGCTTAAAACGACATACATTATTTTCCCTTGATACAATTAAGGAACTTATATCAAAACAGCCTAGCCCAGAAGATACTGCTATAATAAGAGAAACTAATGATAAACTTTTAAATTGCTTGAAAATTTTAAGTGAAAAGGAAAGAAATATTATAGCACTTAAGTTTGGGGCTAACTTAAAAAATATGGAAATAGCAGAAATTTTAGATACAAGTAGCAGTAACGTTGGTGTAATTTTGTTCCACAGCATGAAAAAATTAAGAAGAGAGATGGAGAGGGAGGGATATGTGCATGAATAG
- a CDS encoding GNAT family N-acetyltransferase, producing METIKTKNPKFTIRFAKPKDAALVVEYMKRLGKYQKMLDKITSTEEGIRKLLLENKGEAIFGDYDGKTVAFIYFCNNSSAFIGESGIYIDGFYVDEDMRFKGLGKIMMAFMSHLAIKRGCKRLEWGCLDWNEPSIKFYKNLGADSVDTMTIYRLSADKIEEIARKF from the coding sequence ATGGAAACCATAAAAACAAAAAATCCTAAGTTTACAATTAGATTTGCAAAGCCTAAAGATGCAGCTTTAGTTGTGGAATATATGAAAAGGCTTGGAAAGTATCAAAAAATGCTCGATAAAATAACTTCAACGGAAGAGGGGATACGTAAGCTTTTGTTAGAAAATAAAGGTGAGGCAATTTTTGGAGATTACGATGGAAAAACAGTGGCTTTTATTTATTTTTGTAATAACTCATCGGCATTTATAGGCGAGAGTGGTATTTACATAGATGGTTTTTATGTAGATGAAGATATGAGATTTAAAGGGCTTGGGAAAATTATGATGGCATTTATGTCGCATCTTGCGATTAAAAGAGGATGCAAAAGATTAGAATGGGGATGTCTTGATTGGAACGAACCTTCAATTAAGTTCTATAAAAATTTAGGTGCTGATAGTGTTGATACAATGACAATATACAGGCTATCAGCAGATAAAATAGAAGAGATAGCTAGAAAATTTTAA